The Gemmatimonas sp. UBA7669 sequence CGGTGCGCGCGCTGTCCACGTCGGACCGTGATCGGTTTTCCACGGCGGCGCGCGCCTCGCGTCCCGGGCCGGGCAGCCCGCGGGTCGCGTTGTTCAGCGATGATCTCATGCTCGCCACGCGCGATGTCCGCCTGAGCGACAAGGACCGCTATCGTGTGTACGCCGCGCTGACCACGCGCGACATCAACCTCACGCCGCCCGAACTCGTGGGGCCGATGCTCACCATCGCGCCCTTCCTGCTCATGCTCTCCGTGGGCTTTGCGTACGTCATTGCCGGTCGTGCCTTCCGGCCCATCGATCGCATCATCGATCAGGTGGAAGCCATCACCGACGGCCGCTCGCTGCATCGCCGCCTCGTCATCGGTGCGGCCGGCGAGGAACTCGCGCGCCTGTCGGTCACGCTCAACGCCTTCATCGAGCGCATTGACCTGTCGTTCGGCGCGCTGCGTCGCTTCACCGCTGATGCCAGCCACGAACTCAAGACGCCGTTGGCGGTCATGCGGGCCGACGTGGAGCGGTCCATGATGCCGACGGTAAGCGAGGAGGAGCGGGCCGTGGCGCTCGAGGAGGCGCTGCAGCAGGTCACGCGCATGGCGGATCTGGTGGACTCGCTGCTCACACTCGCGCGCGCGGACGAAGGGCGCTTCGAGGTCTATCGCGAGCCCATCGAACTCGCACCGCTGGTGCGGGAGGTTGTGGAGACCGCACGTCTGCTGGGCGAGGAGAACGAGCTGCGCATCATTGCCACCCAGCTCGACAACGCCGAGGTGCTCGGCGATGTGGTGCGGCTCCGGCAGTTGTTCCTCAATCTCGTTTCGAACGCCATCAAGTACACGCCGAAGGGCGGGGAAGTGGAGATCGCACTCGTGCGTGGCGAGGCCGAGGTGACGCTGTCCGTGCGGG is a genomic window containing:
- a CDS encoding sensor histidine kinase, whose product is MATLRIGTPSIRAQLTLAWTAAMVATLVVFAGTLLVVRRQLLLEEHELRVQRRADQVVLAIDVARRTGTEPLFAQNDPLAGPSIGQRMSAFLSLIEGYVLVQDSSGYDIYASPSVRALSTSDRDRFSTAARASRPGPGSPRVALFSDDLMLATRDVRLSDKDRYRVYAALTTRDINLTPPELVGPMLTIAPFLLMLSVGFAYVIAGRAFRPIDRIIDQVEAITDGRSLHRRLVIGAAGEELARLSVTLNAFIERIDLSFGALRRFTADASHELKTPLAVMRADVERSMMPTVSEEERAVALEEALQQVTRMADLVDSLLTLARADEGRFEVYREPIELAPLVREVVETARLLGEENELRIIATQLDNAEVLGDVVRLRQLFLNLVSNAIKYTPKGGEVEIALVRGEAEVTLSVRDSGIGIAAADLPYVFERFWRADRVRSRASERGGFGLGLAISQWIAQAHSGRLEVQSRLGRGSTFTLTLPLAGSPGSGMTGEYQSVVNLRDEPIDLHGTLTSD